The genomic segment TGTTGACCGAGCGCATGCTCAGACGGTGCCGAAGCTGTGCTCGGCGGCCGGATACGCGCCGGACTTCACCTCGGCCACATACGCCGCGAACGCGCCGGCCACATCGCGACCGTCGACCAGGTAAGGCTTGACGAACCGTGGCGTGCGACCGTGACGCACCATCGGCGAGATGCCCAGAATGTCGTGCATCACCAAAATCTGTCCGTCGACCGCCGGACCGGCGCCGATGCCGATCACCGGCACGTCGACCGCCGCGTGAATCTCCGCCGCGAGGCGCGACGGAATGCACTCCAGCAACAGGCAGTCGGCGCCGGCTGCGACCAAGGCGCGGGCATCACCGAGCATTTTTTCGGCCTGTCCGGCATCTTTGCCCTGCACCTTGAAGGCGCCCATTTTGTGAATGAACTGCGGCTGCAGCCCCAGGTGTGCGCAGACCGGCACGCCACGGATCGACAGGTATTCGACAATGGCCGCCTGCTCTTCGCCGCCCTCGAGCTTGACCATTTTCGCGCCGCCTTCCTGCATCAGCCGCTGGCTGGCATCGAGTGCGCGCTCCAACGTGGCATAGCTGAGAAATGGCAGGTCGGCCATCAGGAAGGCGCGCTTGAGCATCGGCGCCACGCAGCGGCTGTGATAGACGATGTCGCCCACCGACACGGCGGTGGTGCTGTCGCGGCCGTGAAGCACCATGCCCAGTGAATCGCCGACCAGCACCACGTCGACGCCGGCCTCATCGGCCAGCATCGCAAAGCTGGCGTCATAAGCAGTCAGACAGGCGATCTTGTCGCCTTTCTCACGCATGGCGCGCAGGTCGCCGCAGTTGAGCGGGCGCGTGGACGGCGCATTCGGTGCATTCATGGCAACTCCAAATTCAGTCGGTCAGGGCGGACCACAACGTCAGTCCCGCGCCGTCGACGCGGGACGCGCATTCTGCCATCGCCCCCACGCCCGGCACCTGCAAGTCAGGATCAATTTCAGCCCAGGGCCGCAACACGAAAGCACGCTGGCCGATGCCGGGGTGCGGCAACTGCAGTTCTGCGTGCTGACTGGCCTGCCCGTCGATGTGCAGCAGGTCAAGGTCGAGCGCCCGCGCACCCCAGCGCACGCTTGCCGGGTCCCGGCCAGCGCGGCGCTCGAGACGCTTCAGTTGCCGAAACAGTGCCATTGGGGTCAGACGGGTCGCGATGCGCATCACCGCGTTGGCGTAGTCCGGCTGGTCGGGCGGCCCCATGGGGGGACTGCGGTACAAGGACGACATCGCCTGCGACTCGACACCCGGCAGACGACCGATCGCGCCCGCGGCGGCCACAACCTGCTTGCCGGGGGTCGGGCCCCAAACACCTTCGAGGTTGCTGCCGAGGCCTATCCAAGCCAGCCGTGCTGCGCTGTTGACCAACATCAAGGCGGGTCAGGCCTGCGCGTCGGGCCGGCTGCGCGAACGACGACGGCGACGACGCTTGCGCGGCGCGGCATCGTCATCGCCTACCGGCGCAGCGTCATCAAAGACGCCCGCATCGTCGTCAAGCCGGTCGGCGGTCAAGCGGGTCTGGGCATCAGTCCACCAACCAGCAAGGGCCTGCGGCGCCTCGCCCACTTCTGCGCGCAGCAGCAAAAAGTCGTAGGCGGCACGGAAGCGAGGATGCGACATCAAGCGTCGCGCGCGACTGTCGCTCTGCTGCTCAAAGCGCGGTTGCATCAGCCAGATTTCGCGCATCGGAATTGAAAACCGTTTGGGTATCGCCACACGGCGTATGGCCCGCGCCAGCACTTCTTCGGCAGCCTGCTGCATCACCACGGCCGGACTGGGCCCCTCACTGCGCAGGGTTTGCCGGTAGCGCTGCAAGACCGGCGGCCACAGCAGTGCGGCGTAGAGAAAGGCGGGTGACACCGGCAGTTCATTGCGGATGCGCTCGGCGGTGTTCGACAGCGCCAGGGCGACGAAGTCGTCGGCCATGTCTTCGCGGTCGCACAGGCGGTCAGTGTCGGGGAACAGCTCGGTGAACAGGCCAAAGTGCGCCAGGCTTTCGTAGTTGGCGACGGCATCGACGTTCTGCAGGATCTTCAGCACTTCGTCGAACAGGCGTGCAGCCGGAATCTCACGCAACAGCGGCGCCAACCGGGCAATCGGCTCGGCCGTGTCGGCCGCCAGCTCAAAACGCAACTTGTTGGCGATGCGCACCGCACGGAGCATACGCACCGGATCTTCGCGGTAGCGCGATTCCACATCGCCAATCATGCGAATCACTCGGGCATCGAGGTCTTCTAGGCCGCCGCAGTAGTCGACGATGGCGAAATCGCTGATGTCGTAATACAGCGCGTTGACGGTGAAGTCGCGGCGGAAGGCGTCGGTTTCCAGGGTGCCGTAAACGTTGTCCGACAGAATGCGACCGGTGTCGTCACGCTCCATGGAGTCGCTGATGGCGCCGCGAAAGGTCGTCAATTCGATGACTTCGCCGCCAAAGCGCACATGACAGATCACGAAGCGACGGCCGATCAACCGGCAACTGCGAAATAGCGGCTTGATCTGCTCGGGGTGGGCGTTTGTGGCAATGTCGAAATCCTTGGGCGTGATGCCGGCCAGAATGTCGCGGACGCCGCCACCCACCAGGTAGGCTTCAAAGCCCGCATCGCGCAGGGTGTAAAGGGTTCGCAGTGCCGCTGACGACAGCAGCGAACGCGAAACCGGATGCTCGGCACGCGGAATGCGCCGGGGTTCTGAGACAGAAGTGATGGTGTCACCCTCGAGGTGTTGATCGGCAACCTGATCGGCCGGATTCGGCCTGACGGCGCTTATAGTATCGACCGTCCCTTTTCGCCGCATCTCGTGGATGCGCCCCGCCCAGGAAAATCCCCCGATGCCCGCGATTCCGCTCATCACCCCGGCGCCGTTGAAAGCCGCCGATCTGCTCCGCGAGTGGCGGCTGCTCAAGGACCTCGCCCACTGCGCCCGTGACCGTGACCTTGCCGACCTGCCACGCGGCCAGTCGTCGGTGATGGTGATTCCCGGCTTTGGTGCCGGCGACTGGGCCACCGGTATTTTGCGGGGCCGCCTGTCGCGCCTCGGCCACCACGTTTACGGCTGGGGCCTGGGCATCAACAAGGGGCAGGTCGAAGTCGACGTCGAGCGCCTGCTGCCGAAATTGACGGCCATCGTCGCCCGCCGCGAGCAGCCGGTGACCTTGGTTGGCTGGAGCCTTGGCGGCGTGATCGCCCGGCAGATGGCACGCAAGCGGCCGGACCTGGTGGCTGACCTCATCGCCCTGGGTTCACCGCTGGTCGGCGGGCCCAAGTTCACCTTCACCGCCGCTTGGTACGCACGCAAAGGGCTGGATCTCGATGCCATCGCCGCCAAGGTTGACGCCTACGAATCGCGTCACGCCCTGCCCTGCCCGCTGCTCAGCATCTTCACCCCGCACGACGGCATGGTGCACCCCGGCGCCAGCCACGATCCGCACCACCCCGAAGTGACCTATCGCGAAGTCGACGCCTCGCACCTGGGGCTGTGCGTCGCACCCGAAGTGCTCGAGGTCATCGCCCAGCGGCTGGCGCGCCCATGAGCGACGTGCGCATCCCTGCCTCGTTGCGCCGCCGGCTCGGCGCCACCGTCTACGACGGCCTGCTGCTGGTGGCGCTGTGGATGTCCACCACCCTGGTCACGGTGGTGGTCAGCGACGCCCTGGGTCTGCCGCGACCGCCCGAGCTTTTGCGAGCGCTGCTGATGCTGGTGGCCTTCGCCTTCTTCGGCTGGAGCTGGACCCACGGCGGCCAGACCCTGGGCGGCCGCGCCTGGAAGCTGCGTGTCGAAACGCCTGACGGCAATCTCATCAACTGGCCCACCGCGATGCTGCGCTTCGTGGCCGGCATCACCTGGATTCCGCTCGGCATCATCTGGAGCTTCAGCTCGGAAGACCGTCGCGCACTGCACGACGTTATTGCCGGCACCCGCGTGGTCAAGGCGCTGGACGAGAAAGCGCCCTGAGACCTACCGCGCCCGGCGCAGCTTCCAGAACGCCGCGATCAGCAGCGCCACGCTGGGCAGCCCGGCGCCGACGATGGCCGGCCAGCCGTACAGTTGGCCGATACTCAGCGAGACCTCGTTGATCACGAAAAAGGCGACGCCAATCAGCACGCCCAGAAACAACCGCTGCCCCATGCCGCTGTCGCGCAGCGAACCAAACACGAAGGGCACCGCGAACAGGGTCATGGCAATCACGGTGAATGGCACCATCAGCTTGCGCCACAGCGAGCGTTCGGCGCGTACGGTGTCGAGGGCGTTGGCCTCTAGGTAACTCACCAGCCGCATCAAGCCGCGAATCGACGTGCTGTCGGCTTCCAGCAGCAGCAGTTGCAGGACTTCGGGCGACAGCTCGCCGGCCCAGTCGGCCTCGTCCTCGCGAGCCACCTCGACGCGGTTGTCGAAGAACGTGGTACGGCTCACGTCAAACAGCCGCCAACGTTGCCGTTCGGTGTCGTAACGCATCTCACCGATCTCGGACCACGCCCGTAGGCCGCCGGCGCGATCCAGCTCGAACAGCTCGGCCGGGCCCATCTCCACCGGTGAGCGGATGTCGAGCACGTGCACCACGTCATCACCGACCCGCAGCCACGCAGGGCGTTGCACCTCGGCCGCGGCTTCGCCCATGCGTGCACTGGCCTTCAACCGTTCGGCACGGTCGGCGGACCACGGCGCGATGAAATCGCCCAGCGCGACGGCCATCACCGCGATGATCACCCCGGCCATCAGCGCGGAGCCGGAAAGCCGGAAAGTTGAGATGCCCGACGCGCGTAACGCGGTCAGCTCACTCTGCGACGCGAGCACGCCCATGCCGGCCATGGTGCCCAGCAGGGCGATCACCGGCAACAGCGTGTACAGCGCGGTCGGCATCATCAGCACGGTGAATCCGGCCAGTTGCAGCAAGCCGAAGCCACCCTGCCCGGTGTCATCGACATCGCCAATGAAGCTGATGAAGCTGAACAGGGCGATCAGCACCAAGGCCACCAGACCGCTCATCAGCATGACGTGCCGGGCGATGTACCGGTCGAAGCGCTTCACGTGCGCCACCCCGCCTGCTTGGCAATCAGCGCCAGCGCCATGGCCGCAAAAATGGCATGGACCCACCAGATGCCCAGTAGCGGCGGCAGCGTGCCCTTGGCGATCCAAACCTGTGCCAAGGTCATCGTCTGGCTGTACACCAGATACAGCACCACACCGACCACCATGCGGCTGTAGCGCCCGCTGCGGGGCCGCACGTGTGACAGCGGCACCGCCAGCAACGCCAGAATCATCACCGACATCGGCACGGCGATGCGAAACGCCCATTCGGCGCGGTCGGCCAGGGCGTCGGAATTCTGCAGCTCGGCGCTCGGCGCCAGCTTGCGTTTGTTGCTCAGCTCGGCAAACTCCGGCGGCGGCACGCGCACGCTGAGGCGGTCAAAACCGATCACGTCGAAGGCCGCCTCACCCGGCCGGCCCTCGTAACGGTGGCCTTTTTCGAGCGTCACCACGCGCTCGCCGGTTTGCGGGTCGGCGGCGCTGCCGCCGCTGTCCGACACCACCACTGCAACGCGGCCGTCCGCGAGTCGCTGGACGGCAAAGAAGTTGCGAATTTGTGCGCCGTCGCTGCTAACCTGCCCGGTGTAGAGCGTTGCGTCCACCGCACCGACATCGGTGAAGCGACCCGCCTCGAAGGGGTTGTAGCGGTTATTGCGTGCGGCATCGGCCACCAGACGATCAGCGGTGCGTCCGGCCCACGGCCCCAGCTCGAACGACAGCACCGCAGTCAACACGCATATGCCAGCGGCCAACAACATGACCGGCCGATACAAAGATGCCAGCGGCGCGCCGCAGGCCAGCAGCGCGGTGACCTCCTGATCGCGGTAAAGCCGCCCCAGCGCCATCATCACGGCCAGCAACAGCGAGATGGGCGTCAGCACAATCAGGTACTGCAGGCTGGAAAGCGCAGCCACCTGAAACAGCAGCTCCTCGGGCAATTGGCCGCTGGCGGCATCCCCCAAAAAACGGGCGAAACGGGTGGCGAGCATGATCGCCAGCAACACGACCGTGACCGCGAGCCAGCTCTGGGTCACTTCACGCAGCAGATAGCGTTCGAACAGGCGTGCACGGGTCATCGACAAATTATGCCCGGGTGGCGACCGCAGCCGCTGTGATCTGATCGACGCCATCACGGAACCCGTGTTACCAGCGCACTGCAGATCGACTGCTTACACTGGTGCCATGCGCGCAATCTGCCGCCATCCACACGCCTTTTTAGGACCCTTCAGCACATGGACTATCGCCACGCCGCCGCCACTGACGCTCTCAAAACCGACTGCCGGGTGCTCCCCTTGCCCGAGGGCGAAGCGGCCTCGGCCGCGCTCGCCGAGCTGCCGGAAAGCGTGCGCACGCCCGTTGAGCAGGCGCGCAAACGCGGCGACTTCAGCGGCAAGCTGGGCAGCACCCTGCTGCTGATCCCGACAGACGGCGGCGACCTGGCCGCACGCCTCCTACTGGTCGGCACCGGCAAGGACGCGCTGAATGACAAGGCCTTGAAAAAAGTGCTGGGCGCGGTCTTCAGCGGCCTGAAGCTCACCGCCGCGGCCGATGCCGTGCTCGATCTGCGCCACCTGCCCGGCGCCCATTCGGCCCGGCAACTCGCCGAGCGCGTGGTGCGCCTCGGTGAGGAGGCGCTTTACCGCATGGACCGCTGCAAGGGCGAGGCGGCGCAGGCCAAAATCATCCCCGCCACGCTGGCCAAACTGACGCTGAGCGGCGCGCCAGAAGATGCCGCCGCCATTGAGCAGGGCATTGCCCAAGGCTGCGCCACGGCAGCGGGCATCACGCTCGCCAAAGACCTGTCCAACCTGCCGGGCAACATTTGCACGCCGACTTACCTTGCCTCGGTGGCGCAGCAGCTCGCCGCCGAGTTGCCCATCGTCACGCGCATCCTTGAGCAATCCGACATGGAAGCGCTGGGCATGGGCGCACTGCTGTCGGTGGCCAAGGGCTCACGCCAGCCGCCCAAGTTCATCATCATGGAATACCGCAACGGACCGGAGGGTGCCAAGCCCGTCGTGCTGGTCGGCAAGGGCCTGACCTTTGATGCCGGCGGGATCTCCATCAAACCGTCAGCGAAAATGGACGAGATGAAATTCGACATGTGTGGCGGTGCCACCGTGTTTGGCGCCATGAAGGCCGCAGCGTTGCTCAAGCTGCCGATCAACCTGGTGGCGCTGATCCCGTCGTCCGAAAATCTGCCGGACGGGGCTGCCAACAAACCCGGTGACATTGTCACCTCCATGGCCGGCATCACCATCGAAGTGCTCAACACCGACGCCGAAGGACGTCTGATTCTCTGCGACGCGCTGACCTATGCCGAGAAATTTCACGACCCCGAGGTGTGCATCGACTTCGCCACCCTGACCGGTGCCTGCGTCGTGGCGCTCGGCCATCCTGCCAGCGGCCTGTTCAGCAATGACGACATGCTGGCCGACAGCCTGCTCAAGGCGGGCACCGACACCGCCGACCGCGCCTGGCGTCTGCCCATGTGGGAGGAATATGACGACCAGTTGTTCAGCGACTTCGCCGACATTCCCAACATTGCCACCCGGGGTGCAGGCGAAGCGGGTGCCATCATCGGCGCGGTGTTTCTGCAGCGTTTTGCCAAGAACATGCGTTGGGCACACATGGACATCGCCGCCTCGTCGTGGGTCGGCAAAAGGGCCACCGGGCGGCCCGTGGCCCTGGTCACCCAGTTTCTGGTCGATCAGGCTGCAAAATGACGCGGGTCGATTTCTACATTCTCGGCGCCACCGTGACCGACCCGGTCTCCACCGTCTGCAAACTCTGCGACAAGGCCGCCGCGCAAGGCCACAAAATCTATGTGCGGGCCGCGCCCGACCGTCAGGCCGCGCTGGACGGCGCGCTGTGGAGCACGCGCCAAGGGAGTTTCGTCGCCCACGAGAACTGGACCGGGCAAGCCATCGACGCCCCGCAGCCCGCCGTCTTGCTGGGTGACATCGAGCCCCCAGACACCCACCTCGATGTGCTGGTCAACCTAGGCGATGACATTCCAGCCTGGTTCGGTCGCTTTGAGCGCGTCCTCGAAATCGTGTCGGGTAACGAGGCCGAACGCGCCGTCAGTCGGGCGCGCTTCAAGACCTATCGCGACAAGGGTTTCCCACTGCAGACCCACGACCTTGGCACCTGACTGACAAGTCCTTAGCCTCAACGTAAAACGGGTGCTGGCGGCTGCCAGCACCCGTTTGGTCGCCGCGTTACATCGGGTCAGGCTTTGCGCAGCAAGCGGTAGAGCACCAGCAGCAACACGGCGCCGCCGGTGGCGACCAGCACGCCTTGCAGAGTGAAGCCGTTGAAGCTGGCAATGCCGAGTTGCGTGCCCACCCAGCCGCCGACGAACGCGCCCCCGATGCCCAGCAGGATGGTGATGATGAACCCGCCCGGGTCGCGACCCGGCATCAGCACCTTGGCCAGCAAGCCCGCAATCAGCCCCAACACGATCCACGACAGAATGCCCATGGGTGTTCTCCTTAGCCTTTTTTGGTCACCGGTTTGGTGACCGACGGCACATTAGCCGAATCCCGTGAATCGTCGCTGATCGCGACGCTCGGTTACTTTACGAAAATGTCCTTACGCAAGAGTCTTCGCATGCGCGCCTCGTTGACCCTGATGCCCGCCTTGATGGCGGCCCTGCTGGCAAGCGGCTGCGCCAGCCGCGACGCGCGCCCCGAGGGCCCCAGCGAGCAGGGCATTGCCTCGTACTACAGCGACCGTTACCACGGCCGCAAAACCGCAAGCGGCGAGACCCTGGACCAACAGGCGCTCACCGCTGCGCACCGCAGCCTGCCCTTTGGCACCCGCGTGCATGTCGAACACCTCGAAAACGGCCGCACGGTGACCGTGCGCATCAACGACCGCGGGCCGTTTGTCAAAGGCCGGGTGATCGACCTGTCGCGGCGCGGTGCCGAGGCGCTCGACATGATTGACAGCGGTCTTGCTCCGGTGCGGGTCTCACCGCTGGATTAGAGACGCGACGGGCGCGGTTACGACGTCGACGCGCTGGCCAGCGCCTTGACAACCACCGCGAGCTCGACATGGTCGAGTGCTTCATCCAGTGCCATGGGGCCCAGCGCCGGCCGGGCCGGATCGTTCAGATAGTGCGTCAAATGGCCAGCCATCACATGGCCGAGCCTCGCCGCCTTGCCAATCCAGGCCTCGCCCGCAGGCACATCCACGCCAACGCCCAAACCCGCGATCCGGCAGCGCCCGAGCCAGAGCATCGCCTCGGGGCAATGCCCACGCGCCGACATTTCAAGCCACGGCTGCGCTTCGGGGAACAGGTCCTGCTCCATGAACAGCAATGCCAATTCACATTGCGCCTGCGGCTCGCCCCGGTCGACCGCCATGATCAGCTCGTGATCGTCCGCCTCGATAACCACGCTGAGCAGCGGCAGAACATCATCCAGTGAAACACGCGTGCCCCCCCCCCCCCCCGCATTGCGTCCGCCACGCGCACGCAGCCCTTTCAGCGCAATGCGGCGCCACAAGGTGCGCTTGCTCA from the Polycyclovorans algicola TG408 genome contains:
- a CDS encoding GlsB/YeaQ/YmgE family stress response membrane protein; protein product: MGILSWIVLGLIAGLLAKVLMPGRDPGGFIITILLGIGGAFVGGWVGTQLGIASFNGFTLQGVLVATGGAVLLLVLYRLLRKA
- a CDS encoding alpha/beta hydrolase, with the translated sequence MPAIPLITPAPLKAADLLREWRLLKDLAHCARDRDLADLPRGQSSVMVIPGFGAGDWATGILRGRLSRLGHHVYGWGLGINKGQVEVDVERLLPKLTAIVARREQPVTLVGWSLGGVIARQMARKRPDLVADLIALGSPLVGGPKFTFTAAWYARKGLDLDAIAAKVDAYESRHALPCPLLSIFTPHDGMVHPGASHDPHHPEVTYREVDASHLGLCVAPEVLEVIAQRLARP
- the folK gene encoding 2-amino-4-hydroxy-6-hydroxymethyldihydropteridine diphosphokinase: MLVNSAARLAWIGLGSNLEGVWGPTPGKQVVAAAGAIGRLPGVESQAMSSLYRSPPMGPPDQPDYANAVMRIATRLTPMALFRQLKRLERRAGRDPASVRWGARALDLDLLHIDGQASQHAELQLPHPGIGQRAFVLRPWAEIDPDLQVPGVGAMAECASRVDGAGLTLWSALTD
- a CDS encoding sel1 repeat family protein, producing the protein MRYISLSTAALLTGLSKRTLWRRIALKGLRARGGRNAGGGGGTRVSLDDVLPLLSVVIEADDHELIMAVDRGEPQAQCELALLFMEQDLFPEAQPWLEMSARGHCPEAMLWLGRCRIAGLGVGVDVPAGEAWIGKAARLGHVMAGHLTHYLNDPARPALGPMALDEALDHVELAVVVKALASASTS
- the panB gene encoding 3-methyl-2-oxobutanoate hydroxymethyltransferase; translation: MNAPNAPSTRPLNCGDLRAMREKGDKIACLTAYDASFAMLADEAGVDVVLVGDSLGMVLHGRDSTTAVSVGDIVYHSRCVAPMLKRAFLMADLPFLSYATLERALDASQRLMQEGGAKMVKLEGGEEQAAIVEYLSIRGVPVCAHLGLQPQFIHKMGAFKVQGKDAGQAEKMLGDARALVAAGADCLLLECIPSRLAAEIHAAVDVPVIGIGAGPAVDGQILVMHDILGISPMVRHGRTPRFVKPYLVDGRDVAGAFAAYVAEVKSGAYPAAEHSFGTV
- a CDS encoding DNA polymerase III subunit chi translates to MTRVDFYILGATVTDPVSTVCKLCDKAAAQGHKIYVRAAPDRQAALDGALWSTRQGSFVAHENWTGQAIDAPQPAVLLGDIEPPDTHLDVLVNLGDDIPAWFGRFERVLEIVSGNEAERAVSRARFKTYRDKGFPLQTHDLGT
- the pcnB gene encoding polynucleotide adenylyltransferase PcnB, whose amino-acid sequence is MRRKGTVDTISAVRPNPADQVADQHLEGDTITSVSEPRRIPRAEHPVSRSLLSSAALRTLYTLRDAGFEAYLVGGGVRDILAGITPKDFDIATNAHPEQIKPLFRSCRLIGRRFVICHVRFGGEVIELTTFRGAISDSMERDDTGRILSDNVYGTLETDAFRRDFTVNALYYDISDFAIVDYCGGLEDLDARVIRMIGDVESRYREDPVRMLRAVRIANKLRFELAADTAEPIARLAPLLREIPAARLFDEVLKILQNVDAVANYESLAHFGLFTELFPDTDRLCDREDMADDFVALALSNTAERIRNELPVSPAFLYAALLWPPVLQRYRQTLRSEGPSPAVVMQQAAEEVLARAIRRVAIPKRFSIPMREIWLMQPRFEQQSDSRARRLMSHPRFRAAYDFLLLRAEVGEAPQALAGWWTDAQTRLTADRLDDDAGVFDDAAPVGDDDAAPRKRRRRRRSRSRPDAQA
- the lptF gene encoding LPS export ABC transporter permease LptF, which produces MTRARLFERYLLREVTQSWLAVTVVLLAIMLATRFARFLGDAASGQLPEELLFQVAALSSLQYLIVLTPISLLLAVMMALGRLYRDQEVTALLACGAPLASLYRPVMLLAAGICVLTAVLSFELGPWAGRTADRLVADAARNNRYNPFEAGRFTDVGAVDATLYTGQVSSDGAQIRNFFAVQRLADGRVAVVVSDSGGSAADPQTGERVVTLEKGHRYEGRPGEAAFDVIGFDRLSVRVPPPEFAELSNKRKLAPSAELQNSDALADRAEWAFRIAVPMSVMILALLAVPLSHVRPRSGRYSRMVVGVVLYLVYSQTMTLAQVWIAKGTLPPLLGIWWVHAIFAAMALALIAKQAGWRT
- a CDS encoding septal ring lytic transglycosylase RlpA family protein, translating into MRASLTLMPALMAALLASGCASRDARPEGPSEQGIASYYSDRYHGRKTASGETLDQQALTAAHRSLPFGTRVHVEHLENGRTVTVRINDRGPFVKGRVIDLSRRGAEALDMIDSGLAPVRVSPLD
- a CDS encoding leucyl aminopeptidase codes for the protein MDYRHAAATDALKTDCRVLPLPEGEAASAALAELPESVRTPVEQARKRGDFSGKLGSTLLLIPTDGGDLAARLLLVGTGKDALNDKALKKVLGAVFSGLKLTAAADAVLDLRHLPGAHSARQLAERVVRLGEEALYRMDRCKGEAAQAKIIPATLAKLTLSGAPEDAAAIEQGIAQGCATAAGITLAKDLSNLPGNICTPTYLASVAQQLAAELPIVTRILEQSDMEALGMGALLSVAKGSRQPPKFIIMEYRNGPEGAKPVVLVGKGLTFDAGGISIKPSAKMDEMKFDMCGGATVFGAMKAAALLKLPINLVALIPSSENLPDGAANKPGDIVTSMAGITIEVLNTDAEGRLILCDALTYAEKFHDPEVCIDFATLTGACVVALGHPASGLFSNDDMLADSLLKAGTDTADRAWRLPMWEEYDDQLFSDFADIPNIATRGAGEAGAIIGAVFLQRFAKNMRWAHMDIAASSWVGKRATGRPVALVTQFLVDQAAK
- a CDS encoding RDD family protein, translating into MSDVRIPASLRRRLGATVYDGLLLVALWMSTTLVTVVVSDALGLPRPPELLRALLMLVAFAFFGWSWTHGGQTLGGRAWKLRVETPDGNLINWPTAMLRFVAGITWIPLGIIWSFSSEDRRALHDVIAGTRVVKALDEKAP
- the lptG gene encoding LPS export ABC transporter permease LptG; translation: MKRFDRYIARHVMLMSGLVALVLIALFSFISFIGDVDDTGQGGFGLLQLAGFTVLMMPTALYTLLPVIALLGTMAGMGVLASQSELTALRASGISTFRLSGSALMAGVIIAVMAVALGDFIAPWSADRAERLKASARMGEAAAEVQRPAWLRVGDDVVHVLDIRSPVEMGPAELFELDRAGGLRAWSEIGEMRYDTERQRWRLFDVSRTTFFDNRVEVAREDEADWAGELSPEVLQLLLLEADSTSIRGLMRLVSYLEANALDTVRAERSLWRKLMVPFTVIAMTLFAVPFVFGSLRDSGMGQRLFLGVLIGVAFFVINEVSLSIGQLYGWPAIVGAGLPSVALLIAAFWKLRRAR